From the Pseudomonas syringae KCTC 12500 genome, the window AGGCGATCGCTGAACTTGTAGAGTGGATAAAAACGTGGCGCGACGCGCATTGAAAGAGGATGAGTCATGAACCCGATACAAACGCGTTTCTCTAACGTCGAAGCACTTAGACATTCAGAGGTGGATGTACAGGAGCTCAAAGCACACGGTCAAATAGAAGTGGGTGGCAAATGCTACGACATTCGCGCGGCTGCCAATAACGACCTGACTGTCCAGCGTTCTGACAAACAGATGGCGATGAGCAAGTTTTTCAAAAAAGCAGGGTTAAGTGGGAGTTCCGGCAGTCAGTCCGATCAAATTGCGCAGGTACTGAATGACAAGCGCGGCTCTTCCGTTCCCCGTCTTACACGCCAGGGGCAGACCCATCTGGGCCGTATGCAATTCAACATCGAAGAGGGGCAAGGCAGTTCGGCCGCCACGTCCGTACAGAACAGCAGGCTGCCCAATGGCCGCTTGGTAAACAGCAGTATTTTGCAATGGGCCGAAAAGGCGAAAGCCAATGGCAGCACAAGTTCCAGTGCTCTTTATCAGATCTACGCAAAAGAACTCCCGCGTGTAGAACTGCTGCCACGCACTGAGCACCGGGCGTGTCTGGCGCATATGTATAAGCTGAACGGTAAGGACGGTATCAGTATTTGGCCGCAGTTTCTGGATGGCGTACGCGGGTTGCAGCTAAAACATGACACAAAAGTGTTCATGATGAACAACCCCAAAGCAGCGGACGAGTTCTACAAGATCGAACGTTCGGGCACGCAATTTCCGGATGAGGCTGTCAAGGCGCGCCTGACGATAAATGTCAAACCTCAATTCCAGAAGGCCATGGTCGACGCAGCGGTCAGGTTGACCGCTGAGCGTCACGATATCATTACTGCCAAAGTGGCAGGTCCTGCAAAGATTGGCACGATTACAGATGCAGCGGTTTTCTATGTAAGCGGAGATTTTTCCGCTGCGCAGACACTTGCAAAAGAGCTTCAGGCACTGCTCCCTGACGATGCGTTTATCAATCATACGCCAGCTGGAATGCAATCCATAGGCAAGGGGCTGTGTTACGCCGAGCGTACACCGCAGGACAGGACAAGCCACGGAATGTCGCGCGCCAGCATAATCGAGTCGGCACTGGCAGACACCAGCAGGTCGTCACTGGAGAAGAAGCTGCGCAATGCTTTCAAGAGCGCCGGATACAATCCCGACAACCCTGCGTTCAGGTTGGAATGAGTATGAATTGCTGAACATCCCAAAGGCGCGGGGCCAGGAAGACGGACCTGAGGGGCCATTCTCCGGCGTATTCTTCCCTTGCTCGAACACAGGCTTGCCGTGAATCTGTTTCATGGTTCCAGGCAGCCTATCATGGGAGAGAACGGCGTTTTTAGAGATTGAGCCAGGCAGATTTTTTTCAGGAGATGCATGCGGTAAACGACAACAAGACACTTTCCACCAGACGAAAAAAAGACCTTGAATTTCAAGGTCTTTTTTTAAGGTGGTGCCCGAGGGAGAATCGAACACCGCTATTGCAGCGCTTGGTTTACAAGGGGTTTGCCGTATTTCATTCGCTTTATACTCCCGTTCCTACTCACACATGTCGATGTGCTTTTGACATAAGCTCATGGCATATCGGCAGACATGTGTTCGGCAACTGAAAACCGTCAGTGCGCAAATCGTATAGCAGGTGGTCAACCCACCCGCTCGCAAGGCTTGTGCTGATGGTTGCGGAGCTGCCTACACGCGATGAGTAGTGCATGAAGGCTCGTCGGGTGGCCAACTGCGCCGATCATCGGATTCCATAGATTCTTGCGCGCCTTGTAAATGCTTCTTTTGCGCCTTCAAGTATCTTACATGCAGCGTCGCGTGCCTCAATATCGTCAATAGACCCTCTGGCAGCGATGATACTCTTGTCATTATTGCTCTTTAGAACGACTAACTGTTCCGCATCACCAAGAACCGCAATATTGGCATTGTGGGTGATAATTATCACTTGTCTTCTTTCCTTGGCACGCCGCAATACAGGAACGAATGTATGAAAGATGAACTCACTATCTAGATTGTCCTCAGGCTGATCAATAATTAGGGGGCGAGTACTTTCCGCAGATAATATCAGCGCGAGGAGTACGGACTGCTGCTGCCCCAAAGAAAGCTCTGCGAATTCTCTTTGTAAGTTTCTAATTTTCCCTGCATTATCTACCTGCTTAGATACCGTTAACCGAGGCAGGTCATTCACATGGCAAGCTTGAAGCTTAAATGAAGAAGTCGGCCTCTTGAGCGTTTCAATGATGCTTTTCGCTTCAGCTTCAGAAAATTGCTGCACTTCATCTTCTAACTTAATCGCAGTAATCGCTGACCAGTTAGACTTGGATATAGCGTCAATTAATTTAGGTGTAGTAAGTTGCTCAACTAACAGTTTCGCTTTGTTCCCGCCTCTCCATCCCATCTCTTTGTTAATCAAGTGAACTGCTTCATCAGAGTGACTACTTTCGGCGTATTGTAACTTCACCTGGAATTCGCTCAATACCTCACTAAGAGCGCGGGTAGCTGCTACGGCATAGTTTTGCCTGCGTCGCGCTACCTTGATGCGGGCTTTCCGTCTACTCTCGAGC encodes:
- a CDS encoding T3SS effector HopA1 family protein, which encodes MNPIQTRFSNVEALRHSEVDVQELKAHGQIEVGGKCYDIRAAANNDLTVQRSDKQMAMSKFFKKAGLSGSSGSQSDQIAQVLNDKRGSSVPRLTRQGQTHLGRMQFNIEEGQGSSAATSVQNSRLPNGRLVNSSILQWAEKAKANGSTSSSALYQIYAKELPRVELLPRTEHRACLAHMYKLNGKDGISIWPQFLDGVRGLQLKHDTKVFMMNNPKAADEFYKIERSGTQFPDEAVKARLTINVKPQFQKAMVDAAVRLTAERHDIITAKVAGPAKIGTITDAAVFYVSGDFSAAQTLAKELQALLPDDAFINHTPAGMQSIGKGLCYAERTPQDRTSHGMSRASIIESALADTSRSSLEKKLRNAFKSAGYNPDNPAFRLE
- a CDS encoding AAA family ATPase, with protein sequence MSHITKLTNEESRLSKNLEDLKTWQPHLKQLEVAYNTMLESRRKARIKVARRRQNYAVAATRALSEVLSEFQVKLQYAESSHSDEAVHLINKEMGWRGGNKAKLLVEQLTTPKLIDAISKSNWSAITAIKLEDEVQQFSEAEAKSIIETLKRPTSSFKLQACHVNDLPRLTVSKQVDNAGKIRNLQREFAELSLGQQQSVLLALILSAESTRPLIIDQPEDNLDSEFIFHTFVPVLRRAKERRQVIIITHNANIAVLGDAEQLVVLKSNNDKSIIAARGSIDDIEARDAACKILEGAKEAFTRRARIYGIR